The following are encoded in a window of Trichomycterus rosablanca isolate fTriRos1 chromosome 13, fTriRos1.hap1, whole genome shotgun sequence genomic DNA:
- the ankrd1a gene encoding ankyrin repeat domain-containing protein 1 isoform X1, with the protein MTDSSLVQLQVTGARSDGKDIGRVSVQAGEYESTITQEKQDGGFPNEERPSPEPELTLNLDKSGHLKLETVDDLLNILQLRQRRKERKKQLVKKEPEPEILPETVDEEMFLKAVEENKMILVEKFLRDGGDPDASDLFKRSALHKACYHGHVPIIQKLLESGASIENKDKLDATAVHWACRGGSLPALELLLNEGGKFNSRDKLSSTPLHVAVRTGHYECAEHLIHCGADISARDREGDTPLHDAVRINRFKMIKLLLMYGANIRSKNNNGKTAIESLSVWQSGAKNILSNFTDSPPTAC; encoded by the exons ATGACGGACTCCTCTCTCGTCCAATTACAGGTGACGGGAGCCAGGAGTGATGGGAAGGACATTGGACGTGTCAGTGTCCAGGCTGGCGAGTATGAGAGCACCATCACCCAGGAGAAACAGGATGGGGGTTTTCCTAATGAGGAGAGACCAAGTCCAGAACCTGAACTCACCCTGAAC CTGGATAAATCCGGACACCTGAAGCTGGAGACGGTGGACGACCTGCTGAATATCTTACAGCTGAGACAGAGAAGAAAAGAGAGGAAGAAACAGCTGGTGAAGAAAGAACCAGAACCTGAGATCCTG CCAGAGACGGTGGATGAGGAGATGTTTCTTAAAGCTGTAGAGGAGAATAAAATGATCTTGGTGGAGAAGTTCCTCCGTGACGGTGGGGATCCCGATGCATCTGATCTT tttaAGCGCTCTGCTCTGCATAAAGCCTGTTATCACGGTCACGTCCCCATCATACAGAAACTCCTGGAGTCTGGAGCTTCCATCGAGAACAAAGACAAG ctagATGCCACTGCGGTACACTGGGCGTGTCGAGGTGGAAGTCTACCCGCACTGGAGCTTCTGCTCAACGAAGGAGGGAAATTCAACTCCAGAGACAAG CTGTCGAGCACTCCTCTGCACGTGGCGGTTCGGACGGGTCATTACGAGTGTGCAGAACATCTCATCCACTGTGGAGCCGATATCAGCGCTAGAGACAGA GAAGGAGACACGCCGCTGCACGACGCCGTCAGAATCAAcagatttaaaatgattaaactgCTGCTGATGTACGGCGCTAATATACGCAGCAAAAACAAC AATGGAAAGACGGCGATTGAGAGTCTGTCTGTGTGGCAGAGCGGAGCAAAAAACATCCTGTCCAACTTTACTGATTCACCACCTACAGCCTGCTga
- the ankrd1a gene encoding ankyrin repeat domain-containing protein 1 isoform X2: MGLLRVADLVTGARSDGKDIGRVSVQAGEYESTITQEKQDGGFPNEERPSPEPELTLNLDKSGHLKLETVDDLLNILQLRQRRKERKKQLVKKEPEPEILPETVDEEMFLKAVEENKMILVEKFLRDGGDPDASDLFKRSALHKACYHGHVPIIQKLLESGASIENKDKLDATAVHWACRGGSLPALELLLNEGGKFNSRDKLSSTPLHVAVRTGHYECAEHLIHCGADISARDREGDTPLHDAVRINRFKMIKLLLMYGANIRSKNNNGKTAIESLSVWQSGAKNILSNFTDSPPTAC; this comes from the exons GTGACGGGAGCCAGGAGTGATGGGAAGGACATTGGACGTGTCAGTGTCCAGGCTGGCGAGTATGAGAGCACCATCACCCAGGAGAAACAGGATGGGGGTTTTCCTAATGAGGAGAGACCAAGTCCAGAACCTGAACTCACCCTGAAC CTGGATAAATCCGGACACCTGAAGCTGGAGACGGTGGACGACCTGCTGAATATCTTACAGCTGAGACAGAGAAGAAAAGAGAGGAAGAAACAGCTGGTGAAGAAAGAACCAGAACCTGAGATCCTG CCAGAGACGGTGGATGAGGAGATGTTTCTTAAAGCTGTAGAGGAGAATAAAATGATCTTGGTGGAGAAGTTCCTCCGTGACGGTGGGGATCCCGATGCATCTGATCTT tttaAGCGCTCTGCTCTGCATAAAGCCTGTTATCACGGTCACGTCCCCATCATACAGAAACTCCTGGAGTCTGGAGCTTCCATCGAGAACAAAGACAAG ctagATGCCACTGCGGTACACTGGGCGTGTCGAGGTGGAAGTCTACCCGCACTGGAGCTTCTGCTCAACGAAGGAGGGAAATTCAACTCCAGAGACAAG CTGTCGAGCACTCCTCTGCACGTGGCGGTTCGGACGGGTCATTACGAGTGTGCAGAACATCTCATCCACTGTGGAGCCGATATCAGCGCTAGAGACAGA GAAGGAGACACGCCGCTGCACGACGCCGTCAGAATCAAcagatttaaaatgattaaactgCTGCTGATGTACGGCGCTAATATACGCAGCAAAAACAAC AATGGAAAGACGGCGATTGAGAGTCTGTCTGTGTGGCAGAGCGGAGCAAAAAACATCCTGTCCAACTTTACTGATTCACCACCTACAGCCTGCTga